A genomic stretch from Photobacterium atrarenae includes:
- the ychF gene encoding redox-regulated ATPase YchF gives MGFKCGIVGLPNVGKSTLFNALTKAGIEAANFPFCTIEPNTGVVPVPDLRLDALANIVNPQRVLPTTMEFVDIAGLVAGASKGEGLGNKFLANIRETDAIGHVVRCFENDNIVHVAGKINPLDDIEVINLELALADLDTCERAIQRQAKRAKGGDKDAKFEITVLEKMLPTLTEGGMARSIELSKEELAAIGYLNFLTLKPTMYIANVNEDGFDDNPYLDQVRELAAQENAVVVPVCAAIESEIAELDDADREEFLADMGIEEPGLNRVIRSGYELLNLQTYFTAGVKEVRAWTIPIGATAPQAAGKIHTDFEKGFIRAEVVGYDHFIEFNGESGAKEAGKWRLEGKDYIVQDGDVVHFRFNV, from the coding sequence ATGGGTTTTAAATGCGGAATCGTGGGCCTGCCAAACGTCGGTAAGTCCACCCTATTCAACGCCTTAACAAAAGCAGGCATCGAAGCGGCGAACTTCCCGTTCTGTACGATCGAGCCAAACACCGGCGTGGTCCCGGTGCCGGACCTGCGTCTGGACGCGCTGGCGAACATCGTCAACCCGCAGCGGGTCCTGCCAACCACCATGGAATTTGTCGACATCGCCGGTCTGGTTGCCGGGGCGTCGAAAGGTGAAGGCCTGGGGAACAAATTCCTGGCCAACATCCGTGAAACCGATGCCATCGGCCATGTTGTCCGTTGCTTTGAAAACGACAACATTGTCCACGTTGCCGGCAAGATCAACCCACTTGACGACATCGAAGTGATCAACCTGGAGCTGGCGCTGGCGGATCTGGATACCTGTGAGCGTGCGATCCAGCGCCAGGCCAAACGTGCCAAGGGCGGTGACAAAGACGCGAAATTCGAAATCACCGTGCTGGAAAAAATGCTGCCGACCCTGACAGAAGGCGGCATGGCACGCTCGATTGAGCTGAGCAAAGAAGAGCTGGCAGCGATTGGCTACCTGAACTTCCTGACACTTAAGCCAACCATGTACATCGCCAACGTCAACGAAGACGGCTTTGACGACAACCCATACCTGGATCAGGTACGTGAACTTGCGGCGCAGGAAAATGCCGTCGTCGTTCCGGTTTGTGCCGCGATTGAATCTGAAATCGCTGAGCTCGATGATGCTGATCGCGAAGAGTTCCTGGCAGATATGGGGATCGAAGAGCCGGGCCTGAACCGGGTGATCCGCTCTGGCTACGAGCTGTTGAACCTGCAAACTTACTTCACCGCTGGCGTGAAAGAAGTCCGTGCCTGGACGATTCCAATTGGTGCGACCGCGCCGCAAGCCGCCGGTAAGATCCACACCGACTTCGAGAAAGGCTTTATCCGGGCCGAAGTGGTGGGCTACGATCATTTCATCGAATTCAACGGTGAAAGCGGTGCCAAAGAAGCCGGAAAATGGCGTCTGGAAGGGAAAGATTACATCGTTCAGGACGGCGATGTGGTTCACTTCCGCTTCAACGTGTAA
- the pth gene encoding aminoacyl-tRNA hydrolase, protein MSNNIRLLVGLANPGAEYARTRHNAGAWVVEELARAHQITLREESKYFGQTGRIQANGHDLRLLIPSTYMNLSGKSVSALANFYQIKPEEILVAHDELDLPPGVAKFKKGGGHGGHNGLRDIISKMGNNKDFYRLRVGIGHPGDKNKVSGFVLGKAPAKEQENIDAAVDEAVRCMDILLKDGLNKAQNRLHSFKAE, encoded by the coding sequence GTGAGTAACAATATCCGTCTATTGGTCGGCCTGGCGAATCCTGGTGCCGAGTATGCGAGAACCCGTCATAACGCGGGCGCATGGGTGGTTGAAGAGCTGGCCCGTGCCCATCAAATCACTTTGCGGGAAGAATCCAAATACTTCGGTCAGACCGGCCGGATCCAGGCCAATGGCCACGATCTCCGCTTGTTGATCCCATCGACTTACATGAACCTGTCCGGTAAGTCCGTCTCGGCCCTGGCCAATTTCTACCAAATCAAACCGGAAGAGATCCTGGTCGCCCATGATGAGCTGGATTTACCGCCCGGTGTGGCCAAGTTCAAGAAAGGTGGCGGTCACGGCGGCCACAACGGCTTGCGTGACATCATCAGCAAAATGGGCAACAACAAAGATTTCTATCGCCTGCGAGTCGGTATCGGCCACCCGGGCGACAAAAACAAAGTGTCCGGTTTTGTCCTCGGCAAAGCACCGGCCAAAGAGCAGGAAAATATTGATGCGGCCGTCGACGAAGCGGTGCGCTGTATGGATATTCTGCTTAAAGACGGCCTGAATAAGGCGCAAAATCGACTACATTCATTCAAAGCCGAATAA
- a CDS encoding ribose-phosphate pyrophosphokinase has translation MPDMKLFAGNATPELAQRIADRLYISLGDATVNRFSDGEVCVQINENVRGSDVFIIQSTCAPTNDNLMELVVMIDALRRASAGRITAVIPYFGYARQDRRVRSARVPITAKVVADFLSNVGVDRVLTVDLHAEQIQGFFDVPVDNIFGSPVLLEDMLAKNLDDPVVVSPDIGGVVRARATAKLLDDTDIAIIDKRRPRANVSQVMHLIGDVEGRDCIIVDDMIDTGGTLCKAAEALKERGANRVFAYATHPVFSGNAPQNIRESVIDEVIVTDSITLSQEMIDTGKVSVLTLSGMLAEAIRRISNEESISAMFAH, from the coding sequence GTGCCTGATATGAAGCTGTTTGCTGGTAACGCTACACCAGAACTAGCCCAACGCATTGCTGACCGTCTTTACATCTCCCTGGGAGATGCCACAGTCAACCGCTTTTCCGATGGTGAAGTATGTGTTCAGATTAATGAGAACGTTCGTGGTAGCGACGTATTCATCATTCAATCAACCTGTGCACCAACCAATGACAACCTGATGGAACTGGTTGTGATGATCGATGCACTTCGCCGTGCTTCTGCAGGCCGTATTACTGCTGTTATCCCTTACTTCGGCTATGCCCGCCAAGACCGTCGCGTCCGCTCTGCCCGTGTGCCAATTACGGCGAAAGTCGTTGCTGACTTCCTGTCAAACGTCGGTGTTGACCGCGTCCTGACCGTTGACCTGCACGCCGAGCAAATCCAGGGCTTCTTTGATGTTCCCGTCGACAACATCTTCGGCAGCCCGGTTCTGCTGGAAGACATGCTGGCGAAAAACCTAGACGATCCAGTCGTGGTTTCTCCGGACATCGGCGGCGTGGTTCGTGCCCGCGCCACCGCAAAACTGCTGGATGACACCGACATCGCGATCATCGACAAACGCCGCCCACGTGCCAACGTTTCTCAGGTAATGCACCTGATCGGAGATGTGGAAGGCCGTGACTGCATCATCGTTGATGACATGATCGACACCGGCGGCACCCTGTGTAAAGCCGCTGAAGCGCTGAAAGAGCGCGGCGCCAACCGCGTCTTCGCTTACGCAACGCACCCGGTCTTCTCAGGCAACGCGCCACAGAACATTCGCGAATCCGTGATCGACGAAGTGATTGTAACCGACTCCATTACCCTGTCTCAGGAAATGATCGACACAGGGAAAGTTTCGGTTCTGACCCTGTCTGGCATGCTGGCTGAAGCCATCCGCCGGATCAGCAACGAAGAGTCAATCTCTGCGATGTTCGCACACTAA
- the ispE gene encoding 4-(cytidine 5'-diphospho)-2-C-methyl-D-erythritol kinase produces MITRTTRWPAPAKLNLFLYITGRRPNGYHELQTLFQFLDFGDTLTITANPSGQIRLLPDIDGVATEENLIYRAADALRRAAGIQAGADIEIDKVLPMGGGLGGGSSNAATTLVALNYLWQTGLSDDALAEIGLRLGADVPVFVRGFSAFAEGVGEVLQPAAPQEKWYLVAKPEVSIATVDIFTHPDLPRNSAKKSLEARLAGVYENDCEKIVRRVYPEVDKALSWLLEYAPSRLTGTGACVFAEFSTQQDADAILKKLPDWLQGFVAKGVNTSPLLNTLNAYSTDSQ; encoded by the coding sequence ATGATCACCCGTACCACCCGCTGGCCAGCGCCGGCCAAGCTGAACCTGTTTCTCTATATCACCGGTCGCCGTCCTAATGGCTACCACGAGCTGCAAACCCTGTTTCAGTTCCTGGATTTCGGGGATACGTTAACCATCACCGCCAATCCCTCAGGGCAAATCCGCCTGCTACCGGACATCGACGGCGTTGCGACCGAAGAAAACCTGATCTACCGCGCCGCCGACGCGTTGCGCCGGGCGGCCGGGATCCAGGCAGGCGCCGATATCGAAATCGACAAAGTGCTGCCGATGGGCGGCGGTCTCGGCGGTGGCTCCTCCAATGCCGCCACCACCCTGGTGGCACTCAATTATCTGTGGCAAACCGGACTGAGCGATGATGCCCTGGCCGAGATTGGCCTCCGGCTAGGCGCGGATGTGCCGGTGTTTGTCCGTGGCTTCAGCGCCTTTGCCGAAGGGGTAGGCGAAGTCTTGCAGCCTGCCGCACCGCAAGAGAAGTGGTATCTGGTAGCCAAGCCTGAGGTAAGTATCGCCACAGTCGATATTTTCACCCACCCGGACTTGCCGCGAAACAGCGCAAAAAAGAGCTTGGAAGCACGTTTGGCGGGCGTTTACGAAAACGATTGCGAAAAAATCGTCCGAAGAGTGTACCCCGAGGTTGATAAGGCTCTTTCGTGGCTGTTAGAATACGCGCCGTCAAGATTGACCGGCACTGGCGCTTGCGTGTTTGCTGAATTTAGCACCCAACAAGATGCCGATGCAATACTGAAAAAACTACCTGACTGGCTCCAAGGATTCGTCGCAAAAGGTGTTAACACATCTCCGCTTTTGAACACCTTGAACGCATACTCTACGGATAGTCAGTAA
- the lolB gene encoding lipoprotein insertase outer membrane protein LolB: MFPSFARRSSRAPSSTTWLRHAAGAALLLSLLTGCATQPERPAVDWPSHQASLTQLSHYQARGKLGYRGTKRFGANLVWQTAPRQDHLLLTNFLGKTLLKLDATPSQVTLLSHDGNTYRGRDASQLIYQLTDINLPVEYMRHWLIGLPTGADTFQLDQNNRVAYLAKQIDDQLWQLDYLDYDDSVTPALPRRMQLSQGTLRITLVINEWQLNHK, encoded by the coding sequence ATGTTCCCAAGTTTTGCGCGACGTTCGTCCCGAGCGCCATCCAGCACCACATGGCTCCGGCACGCAGCCGGCGCTGCCCTGCTGCTGAGCCTGCTGACCGGCTGTGCCACCCAACCGGAACGCCCGGCCGTCGACTGGCCGTCTCATCAGGCCAGCCTGACCCAGCTGAGCCATTACCAGGCCAGGGGCAAGCTGGGCTATCGCGGCACCAAACGCTTTGGCGCCAATCTGGTCTGGCAGACCGCGCCGAGGCAGGATCACCTGCTGCTGACCAATTTCCTCGGCAAAACCCTGCTCAAGCTGGATGCCACCCCGAGCCAGGTCACCCTGCTCAGCCATGACGGCAACACCTACCGGGGCCGCGATGCTTCTCAGTTGATCTATCAACTGACCGATATCAACCTGCCGGTGGAGTACATGCGCCACTGGTTAATTGGCCTGCCGACCGGCGCGGATACCTTCCAGCTTGACCAAAACAACCGGGTCGCTTACCTCGCCAAGCAGATTGACGATCAACTCTGGCAGCTCGATTACCTGGACTACGATGACTCCGTGACGCCGGCGCTGCCGAGACGTATGCAGCTGTCCCAGGGCACACTCCGTATTACACTTGTCATCAATGAATGGCAACTGAACCACAAATAA
- the hemA gene encoding glutamyl-tRNA reductase produces the protein MTLLALGINHKTASVDLRERVAFPPEKLTKALQQLEAHPEVTSGVILSTCNRTELYCDVTQSGPGVMIDWLSKFHQLTAEELMPSLYFHEEQAAVRHLMRVACGLDSLVLGEPQILGQVKQSYADARDGAAVNGMLEKLFHKSFTVAKRVRTETDIGGNAVSVAFAACTLAKQIFESLSEATVLLVGAGETIELVARHLAEQGCNRLIVANRTKARAEGLADEFGAEVIGLPEIPEHLHRADIVISSTASPLPIIGKGMVEKAIKVRRHQPMLLVDIAVPRDIETEVGDLNDAYLYTVDDLQTIVEKNREQRKLAAIQAEAIVSEESAAFMSWLRSLEAVDSIRQYRCHAEDIKSELLSRSLQAIANGSSPEKVLAELSNKLTNKLIHAPTKAMQQAAHNGEPEKLAVIRETLGLDSFKN, from the coding sequence ATGACCTTGCTTGCATTAGGAATCAATCATAAAACAGCATCTGTGGACTTGCGCGAACGGGTTGCATTTCCACCGGAAAAGCTGACGAAGGCGCTGCAGCAACTTGAAGCGCATCCGGAAGTGACGAGCGGTGTGATCCTTTCGACCTGTAACCGAACCGAGCTCTATTGTGATGTTACCCAGAGCGGTCCGGGGGTGATGATCGACTGGCTGAGCAAATTTCATCAGCTGACTGCTGAAGAGTTGATGCCGAGTTTATATTTCCATGAAGAGCAAGCTGCCGTCCGGCATCTGATGCGGGTTGCCTGCGGGCTTGACTCCCTGGTGCTTGGCGAGCCGCAAATCCTCGGTCAGGTGAAGCAATCCTATGCCGATGCCCGCGACGGTGCGGCGGTGAACGGGATGCTGGAAAAACTGTTCCATAAATCTTTTACTGTAGCCAAGCGGGTACGCACCGAGACTGATATCGGCGGCAATGCGGTGTCGGTAGCGTTTGCCGCCTGTACTTTGGCCAAACAAATCTTTGAATCTCTCTCAGAGGCCACCGTGCTGCTGGTCGGCGCCGGGGAGACGATCGAACTGGTCGCGCGCCATCTGGCCGAGCAGGGGTGTAACCGTCTGATTGTCGCCAATCGGACCAAAGCGCGTGCCGAGGGGTTGGCAGATGAGTTCGGTGCCGAGGTGATAGGCCTGCCGGAGATCCCCGAACACCTGCACCGGGCTGATATCGTGATCAGCTCCACGGCCAGTCCGCTGCCGATCATCGGTAAGGGGATGGTTGAAAAGGCGATTAAAGTTCGCCGCCATCAGCCGATGCTGCTGGTAGACATCGCGGTGCCGCGCGATATCGAAACCGAGGTCGGTGATCTCAATGATGCCTATCTCTATACGGTTGATGATTTGCAGACGATTGTCGAAAAGAACCGCGAGCAGCGCAAGCTGGCGGCGATCCAGGCCGAGGCTATCGTTAGTGAGGAAAGTGCGGCTTTTATGAGCTGGCTGCGCTCGCTCGAAGCCGTAGACAGCATTCGTCAGTACCGCTGCCATGCTGAAGATATCAAGAGTGAGCTTTTGTCCCGCAGCCTGCAGGCGATTGCCAATGGCAGTTCGCCGGAGAAAGTGCTGGCGGAGCTGAGTAATAAGCTGACCAATAAACTCATCCATGCCCCAACCAAGGCAATGCAGCAGGCCGCCCATAACGGAGAGCCGGAAAAGCTGGCGGTGATCCGCGAGACCTTGGGGCTCGATTCCTTCAAGAATTAA
- the prfA gene encoding peptide chain release factor 1 → MKPSILVKLETLVERYEEVQHLLGDPDVIGDQDRFRALSREYSQLEEVTQCFQAYQQAKENLETAEEMAKEDDPDMREMALEEVKEAKVEIERLEDELQVLLIPKDPNDERNCFIEIRAGAGGDEAGIFAGDLFRMYSKYAESRGWRIEVMSANEAEHGGYKEMIAKISGEGAYGILKFESGGHRVQRVPATESQGRVHTSACTVAILPEIPEAEIPEINGGDLKIDTFRASGAGGQHVNTTDSAIRITHLPTGIVVECQDERSQHKNKAKAMSVLAARIIQAEEEKRQAEEASTRRNLLGSGDRSDRIRTYNYPQGRVSDHRINLTIYRLNEVMEGELDTLIQPVLQEHQADQLAAMAEQS, encoded by the coding sequence ATGAAACCTTCAATTTTAGTGAAATTAGAGACGCTGGTGGAGCGTTACGAAGAAGTCCAGCATTTGCTGGGCGATCCTGATGTGATTGGCGATCAGGATCGATTCCGTGCGCTGTCCCGCGAATATTCTCAGCTCGAAGAAGTCACCCAGTGCTTCCAGGCCTATCAACAGGCCAAAGAGAACCTGGAAACGGCTGAAGAAATGGCGAAGGAAGATGATCCGGATATGCGCGAGATGGCTTTGGAAGAAGTCAAAGAGGCGAAAGTGGAAATTGAGCGTCTGGAAGATGAACTGCAGGTGCTGCTGATCCCGAAAGATCCAAATGACGAGCGTAACTGTTTCATTGAAATTCGTGCCGGTGCTGGCGGTGACGAAGCCGGGATTTTTGCCGGCGACCTGTTCCGGATGTACAGCAAATACGCCGAGAGCCGCGGCTGGCGAATTGAAGTCATGAGTGCCAACGAGGCCGAGCATGGCGGCTATAAAGAAATGATTGCCAAGATCAGCGGCGAAGGGGCCTACGGGATCCTCAAGTTTGAATCCGGCGGTCACCGGGTGCAGCGGGTGCCTGCGACCGAATCTCAGGGCCGGGTGCATACCTCAGCCTGTACGGTGGCGATTTTACCGGAGATCCCGGAAGCCGAGATCCCGGAAATTAATGGCGGCGATCTGAAAATTGATACCTTCCGCGCCTCTGGTGCCGGTGGTCAGCACGTCAACACCACCGACTCCGCGATCCGGATCACTCACTTGCCGACCGGGATTGTGGTTGAATGTCAGGATGAGCGTTCGCAGCACAAGAATAAGGCCAAGGCTATGTCGGTGCTGGCGGCACGGATCATCCAGGCGGAAGAAGAGAAGCGCCAGGCAGAAGAAGCAAGTACGCGCCGTAACCTGCTGGGTTCGGGCGATCGCTCGGATCGGATCCGGACCTACAACTACCCGCAGGGCCGGGTGTCGGATCACCGGATTAACCTGACCATTTACCGCCTTAACGAAGTGATGGAAGGGGAGTTGGACACCCTGATCCAGCCGGTGCTGCAGGAGCATCAGGCCGATCAGCTGGCGGCGATGGCCGAGCAAAGCTGA
- the prmC gene encoding peptide chain release factor N(5)-glutamine methyltransferase, whose translation MALSIEALLKQAAQQLGDAGSDSPKIDAAVLLCHVLDKPRSHLLTWPEKAPEPAQQAAFEALLQRRLAGEPVAYLVGEREFWSLPLKVAPHTLIPRPDTERLVELALEKIPAGPGAVLDLGTGTGAIALAIASERPDLAVTGIDLRPEAAQLAGENSERLKITNTRFLSGSWYSPLVADEQFAVIVSNPPYIDAADPHLAQGDVRFEPKSALVADDHGLADIRHISEQGRQFLLPGGWLLMEHGYEQGKAVRDILQRLGYEQISTAQDYAGLDRVTLGCWQG comes from the coding sequence ATGGCACTGAGCATTGAGGCGCTGCTCAAGCAGGCGGCGCAGCAACTGGGCGATGCCGGCTCTGACAGTCCGAAAATTGATGCCGCGGTGCTGTTGTGCCATGTGCTCGACAAGCCGCGCAGCCATTTGCTGACCTGGCCGGAGAAAGCGCCGGAACCGGCGCAGCAAGCCGCATTTGAGGCCTTGCTGCAGCGCCGCCTTGCCGGTGAGCCGGTGGCTTATCTGGTCGGGGAGCGGGAATTCTGGTCGCTGCCGCTGAAAGTAGCGCCCCATACCCTGATCCCGCGTCCGGATACCGAGCGCCTGGTCGAACTGGCGCTGGAGAAAATTCCGGCCGGGCCGGGGGCTGTGCTGGATCTCGGCACCGGCACCGGGGCAATCGCGCTGGCGATTGCATCCGAGCGCCCGGATCTGGCGGTCACCGGGATTGATTTGCGCCCGGAGGCGGCGCAGCTTGCGGGTGAAAATAGTGAGCGGCTGAAGATCACCAATACCCGCTTTTTGTCGGGAAGCTGGTATAGTCCCCTGGTGGCCGATGAACAATTTGCCGTGATTGTCAGTAATCCGCCTTATATTGATGCGGCCGATCCGCACCTGGCGCAGGGCGATGTCCGATTTGAGCCGAAAAGCGCGCTGGTGGCAGACGATCACGGTCTGGCGGATATTCGCCACATCAGTGAGCAGGGCCGGCAGTTTTTGCTGCCGGGCGGTTGGTTGCTGATGGAGCATGGTTATGAGCAGGGAAAGGCCGTTCGCGATATTTTACAGCGCCTGGGGTATGAGCAGATCAGCACGGCACAGGATTATGCCGGCTTGGATCGGGTCACCCTGGGATGCTGGCAAGGATAG
- a CDS encoding SirB2 family protein, translating into MYVALKHTHMLAIALSVLLFVVRYGLMMANSSLLERKALKITPHVVDTFMLLSGVALIAVTGFIPFTEAGGWLTEKLSCVLAYIALAFFTLKYGKNKVFKSFAFLGALGWVVAAGKIAVTKTPFLG; encoded by the coding sequence ATGTACGTTGCACTGAAACACACCCATATGTTGGCAATTGCGCTGAGTGTCCTGTTGTTTGTGGTCCGTTACGGCCTGATGATGGCCAACTCATCATTGCTGGAGCGCAAAGCGCTGAAGATCACCCCGCATGTGGTCGATACCTTCATGTTGCTCAGCGGCGTGGCCCTGATTGCTGTGACCGGTTTTATTCCGTTTACCGAAGCCGGCGGCTGGCTGACCGAAAAGCTGAGTTGCGTACTGGCCTATATTGCGCTGGCGTTCTTTACCCTGAAATACGGTAAGAACAAGGTCTTTAAGTCATTTGCCTTCCTGGGTGCTCTGGGATGGGTTGTTGCGGCAGGGAAGATTGCCGTCACCAAGACACCGTTTCTGGGGTGA
- a CDS encoding SirB1 family protein, whose amino-acid sequence MVDFELDDLEQMALIEGALELTAALDPGFPVDWVRLQLERLAKEAEVALMDEINPQLRLDGLIRLFYREWGFCGDQEQYFSSQNLYLDQVLDRKKGIPVSLGAIFLYLARHLELPVSSVGFPTQYIIKISWYDREPQYLNPFDGEYLSERTMAAWLKGHRGPFTELRCEHLDEAENGDILARWLTVMKSALLREERYADALRCSDLALAFRPGDPHEIRDRGYIYQQLDCNHAAAMDYEYFIEQCPEDPAAKLLKLQVKALHEEPLVLH is encoded by the coding sequence ATGGTTGATTTTGAACTCGATGACCTGGAGCAAATGGCGCTGATTGAGGGGGCCCTCGAATTGACCGCGGCCCTGGATCCCGGTTTTCCGGTGGACTGGGTTCGGCTGCAACTGGAGCGTCTGGCCAAAGAAGCCGAGGTGGCGCTGATGGATGAAATCAATCCGCAGCTGCGCCTGGATGGGTTGATTCGCCTGTTCTACCGCGAGTGGGGATTTTGTGGCGATCAGGAGCAGTATTTTTCGTCTCAGAACCTGTACCTGGATCAGGTGCTGGATCGCAAGAAAGGGATTCCGGTTAGTCTCGGCGCTATCTTTTTATACCTGGCCCGTCATTTAGAGTTGCCGGTCAGCAGCGTCGGGTTCCCGACCCAGTACATCATCAAAATCAGCTGGTACGATCGTGAGCCGCAGTACCTGAACCCGTTTGATGGTGAGTACCTCAGCGAGCGGACGATGGCTGCCTGGCTCAAAGGCCACCGTGGCCCGTTTACCGAGCTGCGATGCGAGCATCTGGACGAAGCGGAAAACGGCGACATCCTGGCGCGCTGGCTGACAGTGATGAAAAGTGCCCTGCTGCGGGAGGAGCGTTACGCTGACGCCTTGCGCTGTAGCGATCTGGCGTTGGCGTTCCGTCCTGGCGATCCGCATGAAATCCGTGATCGTGGCTATATTTACCAGCAGCTTGACTGCAATCATGCGGCGGCGATGGATTATGAGTATTTCATCGAGCAGTGCCCGGAAGATCCGGCGGCCAAGCTGCTGAAGCTGCAGGTGAAAGCCTTGCATGAAGAGCCTTTGGTGCTGCACTGA
- the kdsA gene encoding 3-deoxy-8-phosphooctulonate synthase — MMEQKVVRVGDIEVANDKPFVLFGGMNVLESRDLAMQICEKYVEVTDKLGIPYVFKASFDKANRSSVHSYRGPGMEEGLKIFQELKDTFGVKIITDIHEQYQAQPVADVVDVIQLPAFLARQTDLVQAMAKTGAVINVKKPQFMSPGQVGNIVEKFAECGNEQIILCERGALHGYDNLVVDMLGFDVMKKASNGSPIIFDVTHALQCRDPLGAASGGRREQTVDLARAGIATSIGGLFMEAHPNPDQARCDGPSAFPLDKLEPFLAQLKQLDDLIKSFVPIDIK, encoded by the coding sequence ATGATGGAACAGAAAGTTGTTCGAGTCGGTGATATTGAGGTCGCCAACGACAAGCCGTTTGTCCTGTTCGGCGGCATGAATGTCCTGGAGTCTCGCGATCTGGCAATGCAGATCTGTGAAAAGTATGTCGAAGTGACGGACAAACTGGGGATCCCATACGTTTTCAAAGCCTCTTTCGACAAGGCCAACCGCTCTTCTGTCCACTCTTACCGTGGACCGGGAATGGAAGAAGGCCTGAAAATCTTTCAGGAGCTCAAAGATACCTTCGGCGTCAAAATCATCACTGATATTCACGAGCAATATCAGGCGCAGCCTGTGGCCGATGTAGTCGATGTGATCCAACTGCCAGCTTTCCTGGCACGCCAGACCGATCTGGTTCAGGCGATGGCCAAAACCGGCGCGGTGATTAACGTCAAGAAACCGCAGTTCATGAGCCCGGGCCAGGTGGGGAACATCGTCGAGAAGTTTGCCGAGTGCGGCAATGAGCAAATCATTCTGTGTGAGCGCGGTGCGCTGCACGGTTACGATAACCTGGTCGTCGACATGCTGGGCTTTGATGTGATGAAGAAGGCATCGAATGGCAGCCCGATCATCTTTGATGTCACCCACGCCCTGCAGTGCCGTGATCCGTTGGGCGCCGCTTCCGGTGGTCGTCGCGAGCAGACCGTTGATCTGGCCCGCGCCGGGATCGCAACCAGCATCGGTGGCCTGTTTATGGAAGCCCACCCGAATCCGGATCAGGCCCGTTGCGACGGTCCGTCCGCGTTCCCGTTGGATAAATTAGAACCGTTCCTGGCCCAGTTGAAACAGCTGGACGATCTGATCAAGAGCTTTGTCCCGATTGATATCAAGTAA